A region from the Triticum urartu cultivar G1812 chromosome 1, Tu2.1, whole genome shotgun sequence genome encodes:
- the LOC125527804 gene encoding CRM-domain containing factor CFM3, chloroplastic/mitochondrial-like: MALSELPLHHSFRLSSRPLLPLRLLSLSRPASSSASPTAAAAAPSSSGRNRAPPAPSRGGAPWMQKWAPADPSAPAPAPSPGHAPSTSIDRIVHRLRNLGLGTDDDEPSSSPADAPLDGRERLGDLLDRSWARPDRQFAASGLDEAVLPWERDRESDGEEADGVKRKRVRAPSLAELTMDDVELRRLRGMGMTLKDRITVPKAGVTQAITEKIHDAWRKSELVRLKFHEDLANDMKTAHELVERRTGGLIIWRAGSVMVVYRGSNYTRPLKSQPLDGTSSLRKGEDSTLFIPDGSSTAESDNQGKDLTAQHDNAPILDLHNTEDMTEEELEFNQMLDELGPRFVDWWGTGILPVDADLLPQTIPGYKAPFRVLPTGMRTSLTNSELTNLRKLARNLPCHFALGRNRNHQGLAAAIVKLWEKSLVVKIAVKRGIQNTNNKLMSDEIKNLTGGTLLLRNKYYIVIYRGKDFLPTSVAAALAEREELTKDIQNLEEQRRSISIEHSPEDGFDGHALVGTLAEFQEAQARWGRNVTSKEQQEMKEASFRSEKEKLFRRLEHKLSIAQAKIHRAGKLLSKIEASMVLANPSDDREMITAEERSVFRRIGLKMKAYLPVGIRGVFDGVIENMHLHWKHREVVKLITKQKTLAFVEETARLLEYESGGILVAIERVPKGHALIFYRGKNYRRPINIRPRNLLTKAKALKRAVAMQRHEALSQHIDQLEFNMKQMKRDLGMEDYDEEAEDASDSESEDDTAGYDEGMEDYDKEEEDESDSEDEDN, from the exons ATGGCGCTCTCCGAGCTGCCCCTCCACCACTCCTTCCGCCTCTCCTCCCGCCCGCTCCTCCCGCTCCgcctcctctccctctcccgccccgcctcctcctccgcctcccccaccgcggccgccgccgcgccctcctcctccggccgcaACCGCGCCCCTCCCGCCCCCAGCCGCGGCGGCGCGCCATGGATGCAGAAGTGGGCCCCCGCCGACCCCTCCGCGCCCGCGCCCGCCCCCTCCCCGGGCCACGCGCCCTCCACCTCCATCGACCGCATCGTCCACCGCCTCCGCAACCTCGGCCTCGGCACCGACGACGACGAgccctcctcctcccccgccGACGCCCCGCTCGACGGCAGGGAGCGCCTCGGCGACCTGCTCGACCGCAGCTGGGCGCGCCCCGACCGCCAGTTCGCCGCCTCCGGCCTCGACGAGGCCGTCCTCCCGTGGGAGAGGGACCGGGAGAGCGACGGCGAGGAGGCGGACGGGGTCAAGAGGAAGCGGGTCAGGGCGCCCTCCCTTGCGGAGCTCACCATGGACGACGTGGAGCTGCGCCGCCTGCGGGGCATGGGCATGACCCTCAAGGACCGCATCACCGTGCCCAAGGCCGGGGTCACGCAGGCCATCACGGAGAAGATCCACGACGCCTGGAGGAAGTCGGAGCTGGTCCGCCTCAAGTTCCACGAGGACCTCGCCAACGACATGAAGACTGCCCATGAGCTTGTCGAG AGACGAACAGGAGGATTGATCATATGGAGGGCAGGGAGTGTCATGGTTGTCTATCGCGGGAGCAATTACACGAGGCCTCTGAAATCTCAACCTTTGGACGGTACCTCGTCACTGAGGAAGGGTGAAGATAGTACATTGTTCATCCCCGATGGCTCGAGCACTGCTGAGAGTGATAATCAGGGGAAGGATCTAACTGCTCAACATGATAATGCACCCATATTGGATCTGCACAATACAGAGGACATGACGGAAGAAGAGCTGGAGTTCAATCAAATGCTTGATGAGCTGGGCCCTCGTTTTGTGGATTGGTGGGGAACAGGAATTTTACCTGTGGATGCCGACTTGCTGCCTCAAACAATTCCAGGTTATAAAGCGCCATTTAGAGTTCTTCCAACTGGAATGCGTACAAGCCTTACCAACTCAGAGCTCACTAATTTGCGAAAGTTAGCAAGGAACCTCCCTTGTCATTTTGCTCTAG GGAGAAACCGGAATCATCAAGGCTTGGCCGCGGCTATTGTTAAGCTTTGGGAGAAGAGTTTGGTGGTGAAAATAGCTGTCAAACGTGGAATCCAGAACACAAATAATAAGCTGATGTCAGACGAAATAAAG AATCTAACAGGGGGTACCCTGCTTCTTCGAAATAAATATTACATTGTAATATATCGTGGAAAAGACTTCCTCCCAACGTCTGTTGCTGCTGCCTTGGCTGAAAGAGAGGAGTTGACAAAAGATATCCAGAATCTAGAGGAGCAGAGAAGATCCATTTCCATTGAACACTCTCCGGAGGATGGTTTTGATGGGCATGCTCTCGTAGGAACTCTTGCTGAATTTCAGGAGGCGCAAGCCCGTTGGGGAAGAAATGTAACTTCTAAGGAGCAACAAGAGATGAAAGAAGCGTCTTTTAGATCAGAAAAGGAAAAGCTTTTCAGAAGACTCGAACACAAGCTTTCCATT GCTCAAGCAAAAATACATAGAGCAGGGAAGTTATTATCAAAGATTGAAGCTTCTATGGTCCTTGCAAACCCATCCGATGACCGAGAAATGATCACAGCCGAGGAGAGATCTGTTTTCCGTAGAATTGGTCTGAAAATGAAAGCATATTTGCCTGTTG GAATCCGTGGTGTCTTTGATGGCGTCATTGAAAATATGCACTTGCACTGGAAGCACAGGGAAGTTGTCAAATTGATTACAAAGCAAAAGACCTTGGCGTTTGTTGAGGAGACAGCACGACTTCTAGAGTATGAGAGTGGCGGTATACTAGTTGCAATCGAAAGAGTCCCCAAGGGTCACGCACTTATTTTTTACCGTGGAAAGAATTACAGGAGGCCTATTAACATAAGGCCTAGAAATCTCTTAACAAAGGCTAAGGCATTGAAACGGGCAGTTGCAATGCAACGCCATGAA GCCCTCAGCCAGCATATAGATCAACTGGAATTCAATATGAAGCAAATGAAGCGTGATTTG GGCATGGAGGACTACGATGAAGAGGCCGAGGATGCGTCAGATTCAGAAAGTGAAGACGATACAGCGGGCTATGATGAG GGTATGGAGGACTATGATAAAGAGGAAGAGGATGAATCGGATTCAGAAGATGAAGACAACTAG